Genomic DNA from Acidimicrobiales bacterium:
CGCCGAGAAGAGCCACGCCGGCCGTTTCGGCGAGGGCCTCGCGTCGCTCGACTGATCCCCGCCGGTCCGCCGGTGGGACAGCGCTGCTGATACGCCCACCGCGAACCGACCACCTCTGGCGATCGGGGAGCTGCCGACCTCGGCAGCTCCCCGATCCACGTTCACGTCCATCCCGCCGTCACTCACTCGGAGCCCGCGCCATGACCATCACCTACGACCCGCACCATCCCAAGTATCTCGACGAGGACGACCTGCGCGAGGAACTGGATCGTGTCTACGACCTGTGTCACGGCTGCCGGCTCTGCTTCAAGTACTGCACGTCGTTCCCGACCTTGTTCGAGTTCATCGACCAACACGACGACCAAGACGCCAAGCGCCTGACCGACGACCAACGGTTCCAGGTCGTCGACGAGTGCTTCAACTGCAAGCTCTGCTACGTCAACTGCCCCTACATCCCGGGCCAGAGCGAATGGGAACTCGACTTCCCCCGACTGATGCTGCGGGCAAAACAGGCCAAGCATGCGAACGGTCACGTGTCGGCCCGCGATCGTCTCACCGACGAGTTCGTTGGGCGCACCGACCTGAGCGGCAAGCTCGGTTCGCTGGCGGCGCCACTGGCCAACAAGCTCGTCGGCGAGCCCGGCTCGGCGGGTCGTAAAGTCCTCGAGAAGGTCACGGGGATCTCGAGCGAGCGCATTCTCGACCCGTACGCCAAGCAGCGCTTCTCCACCTGGATGAAGCAGCACGACGCAGCAGCCCCAGCGGCCGACGACAAGCAGGGCGACGTCATCCTCTTCCCGACCTGCCAGGTCGAATACTCGAACACCAGCATCGCCAAGGATTTCGTGGCGGTGGCCGAACACAACAAGATCGAATGCAGTCTCCCCGAAGGCGAACGCTGCTGCGGAGCGCCCTTCCTCCACGAGGGCAACGTCGGCGAGTTCGTCAAGCAGGGTGAGCACAACGTCGAGGTGTTGGCCAAGGCCATCAAGGAGCGACAGGCAAAGGGCGAAGAACCCGCCATCGTGGTGATCCAGCCCACCTGTGGCTACGTCCTGAAGTACGACTATGCCGACTATCTCGAGGGTGCTGCCAAGATCGATGCCAAGCTCGTCGCCGAGCACACCTACGACGCCGCCGAGTACCTCATGAAGGTCCACAAGGGCGAGGGCACCGCGCTCGACACCGAGTTTCCCAACGAGGTGCCCGAGAAGGTCACCTACCACGCGCCGTGCCACCTCCGAGCCCAGAACATCGGGTTGAAGAGCCGCGATCTGCTCAAGCTCACCGGCACCAAGCCCACTGTTGTCGCCGAATGCTCGGGTATCGACGGTATGTGGGGCCTGCGGGCCACCAACGTCGAGATCGCCCGCAAGGTCGCAACCAAGATGGCGACCACGATCGAGAAGGCCGGCAACGACACCGTCGTCGGTGACTGCACGCTCGCGAACGGTGGCATCAAGCTGGAGACCGGCAAGGACCCGGTCCACCCGATCACCTTCGTCGCCCGTGCCTACGGCATCGAAAGCGAGCGTTGAGCATGAGCGACGACTACGTGCCTGGCGATCTCGTTCTCGATGACATTGTCGATCAACGAGCCTATGAACGCGAGCGTGAGGCGTTCCGGGCCCACGTGATCGCCCTGAAGAAGCAGCGCCGGGTGCACGTCGGCATCTTCCAGACGCTGCTGTTCGAGAACCGCGACACCATCCGGTTCCAGATCCAGGAAATGGCCAGGGTCGAAAAGATCAACACCGACGAGGGCATCCGCGCCGAGCTACGGGCCTACAACCCCCTCATCTCTCGCCCGGGCAAGCTGTCCGCCACGTTGTTCCTCGAGCTCACGACCGACGAGCAGCTCCGAGAGTGGCTGCCCAAGCTCGTCGGGATCGAGCGACATTACGAGATCCATCTGGGCACGGGCGACGATGTCGACATCATCGCCGCCCAGGTCGACGCCGGTCACGACTCGACCCTCACCCGCGAAGAAACGACCGCCAGCGTGCATTACCTGTGGTGGCCGTTCACCACAGAACAGGCCGAGAAGTTGGCCAACGGGCCGGCCCGAGTCGTGTGCACCCATCCGGCCTACCTCGAAGTCACCGAGCTGACCGACATCAATCGGGCATCGCTCTCGGCCGACCTGCTCTGATCACCGGCTCGACGACGAGGCCGAGGCCGACGCTGATCAGGAAGCCTGCTTCACGGTGTCGCCGTGGAGCTCGGCTTCGGTCATCGCCGGACCGACCAGCGCACCCTGGAGTTTCACGTGCGGGTACTGCGTGAGCCACGCCAGGTCGGCTCGATGGTCGACGCCCGTTGCGATGATCTCGAGCCCCAGCTCGTCGCACAGGGCGACGAGGCCCGACACGATCGAGGCTTGCCGCTCGTCGGCCGACACTCCCCGCACGACGTCGCGTGACAGCTTGACGCCTCGTACCAGCGAGGTTCGAAGCAGCGTGAAGTTCGACCCTGCGCCACCGAACCCATCGAGGTAGAGCGCAACACCGAGTTCGGCCAGTTGCGACATGGCGGAGATCGTGTCGTGATGCTCGATGAGCGTTGGCTCGGCGACATCGATGGCGATCGACGCCGGCGGCAGATCGAGTCGAGCAAGCTGGGCGGCGATCAACTCGACGGTTCCGCCCGCGGCCAACTGACGATGGAGCAGTGCGAGGTGCACCCGGTGCTCGGGTTCGAGCTCGTGGTCGGTCTGCAAACGCTGCAACGTGGGCAGCGCTCGGGTGATGAGCCAGTGGCCGATGGGGATCGCCACCTCGCTCGTCACCATGGCGGCTGCTTCGGACTCGAGCGAGTCGAGCGGCAACAGGTCGATGGTCTCGGCGTGACCGGCAGCCTGCGGAAGAGGCAGCGGGGCACCGAGCAACATGTCGGACTCGATGATGCGGCCGGTGGAGTCCATGATCGGCTGGTGGACGAGCGTGAGGTCGTGCCGCAGGAGGGCGTCGATGACCGCCGGGGCGAGTTGCGGCAGTCCGTCGGTCAGAGCCTGGCGAAGACGAAGCGCCGACTCGGTGGTGGGATCCGGCGCTCGACGTCGGCTCGAGCGACCGATGACGACGTTCGCCTCGGCTCCGTCGTCGAAGAGCTGATGGACGATCCCTTCTCGCTCCGACGCTCGACGTTCCGACGCCAACTGGATTCGCTCCAGGATCAGGTCGACGAACGCAACGAGCCCGGGCCGGATTCGGGCCTGTGAGTTGGCCGACAGCGGTCCGAGCAGCAGCGCCGCGCTCAGCGACGGAGTGGTGCGCCGCACCGCCAGCACTGGTGTGAAGCCGGTGGAGACGGGTTGCCGACTCGCTGAGTGGTCCTCGGGGTCGAGGTCGTCGCCGCTGGCCACCTCCCACTGCACGCTGTCGGCCTCACTGGTGATCAAGAGATGCGCACCGAGGACGTCGATCGCGTCCCTGAGCGAGTCGAGGGCTGATTGCAGCGGCACCCGTCCCTGCTCGTCGGGAGCGAGGTCGGCACGGAGCACGGCGAGTAGCTGGTCGAGGCGTGAGGAACGATGCAGCTCGCGCGCCGTGCGGAGCGCACTGATCAGGCGCCGCAGGTTGAGGGTGCTGGCGTCGACCGCGACCGGGATGAAGCGCTCGATCGGCCGGGTCTCGCCGTCGCTTGCCGACGTGATGATCGCCACCATCGGCGGTGGGGTGCGACCAACCGAGAGGCGGGCGTGAAGGTCGGCGAACGTCTCGTCGGGCCGGAGTTCGATCGAGTCGAGGACGAAGGTGGCGTCGTAGTGGATGGGCGAGGCGAGACAGCGTTCGGCGATATCGCTGGACTCGGCTCGATCGACCAGGACCTTCGAATCGAGAGCGCGGAGCGTTGCCGTCAAGTGGGGAGCGTGATGACCCGGACCGACGATCAGGACTCGCCAGGGTGTCCGTGAAGCGTTCACTCTGCTTCCGTAGGGCATGGAGGAAAGAATACGTGAAGTTCGCCACCAAGGTGTTGATGGTCCAACAAGCAACGATAGGGTGACCAGCTTTGTCCGATGCTCGGCGTTCTCCGTTGCTTGCCGTGCGGCCAACTGCGGCCACAACCAGCGGCTAGCGTGGCGCCGTGCAGTGGGTGAGCGGCGAGGGCGAGGCAGGATCCAACGACGCCTCCGACGCGCCGTCCGGCTGCCTCGTGTCGAGTGATCGAACCGTGGTGGCGACGTTCGGACCGTGGGGTCCGATCCTTGCCCGCTCCATCGACGACACCGCTTGCGGCTCCGGAGGCGAGGCCGGCGTGGCCGATCGGTGTGGGCTGGTCGCGGCAGTCGATGACTTCCTCGCCAGCTCGGCGGACCGCCGAGTCCGCTGGTTCGATCTGAGCGCCATCGATCTGGGGCAGCGGCGGCTGTCGCTGCAGCGCACGTTTTCCACCGGGAACGCCGCCCCGCAAGTCCTGATGACGTTGGCGTCGATCGAGGACGACGTGATCGCGGGCACGGCTCCTCCCGATCAGCTGCTCGACCGGATCCCGGCTCTGGCGTTCATGGTCGACGCCGAGGATCGTGTGGTCTATCTCAATCACCGAACCGCCGCATTGCTCGAATACGAGGTCGGCGAAGTTCTCGGTCGTCGACCGAACGAGATGTTCGGCAGTGGTGATGTCCGGGTCGACATTCTGCTCTCGGGCAACGAGGTCGCTCGGGACTTCGGCTATCACCTCGTCGAGATCTCGGCGACCGAACTCGGGCTGCCGATGGTGCGGCTGCACAAGTCGTCGCTGACGGTCGACGGTGAACGATATGTGGCGGCGCTCGGCCTCGACCTTGGAGGACACGCGGTTGGGCGCACCCGCTCGTCGGACCGTGAGATCCAGCTGGGGCGGCTGGTCGACCTCATCCCTGCGCCGATCTGGGTGATCAGCCGCAGCCGCCGCATCATCCGATTGAACGAGGCGGCGCGATCGTTGGCGTCGAGCACGACGTCCCATCTGATCGGCGCCTGCGTCGACACCGCCTATCCGAAGACGGCGCGCGCCGTCTTCGGCAACCCGGAAGACGACTTCGAGACGCTCGCCACGGGCGACGGCGTGGCGCCA
This window encodes:
- a CDS encoding PAS domain-containing sensor histidine kinase, with product MQWVSGEGEAGSNDASDAPSGCLVSSDRTVVATFGPWGPILARSIDDTACGSGGEAGVADRCGLVAAVDDFLASSADRRVRWFDLSAIDLGQRRLSLQRTFSTGNAAPQVLMTLASIEDDVIAGTAPPDQLLDRIPALAFMVDAEDRVVYLNHRTAALLEYEVGEVLGRRPNEMFGSGDVRVDILLSGNEVARDFGYHLVEISATELGLPMVRLHKSSLTVDGERYVAALGLDLGGHAVGRTRSSDREIQLGRLVDLIPAPIWVISRSRRIIRLNEAARSLASSTTSHLIGACVDTAYPKTARAVFGNPEDDFETLATGDGVAPTFASQLRDRVFRIDRTMLPGPGVSPSAMAVMLTDLSEVHGAQQELQMKNEVLEHRNAELDQFAHMASHDLRAPLRAIYAFTQMAMEEEGDEHRDHLGAILGSVDRMRSVLDSLLDYATADAHPVFAQVSLSDVVASVLGDLASDIAESDAVVKVGDLPTLHCDETAMRRLFQNLIANAITYAGDAPPSITITSTPEYRFVEIVVTDRGIGFAQHQEDDVFRPFKRLSADSKGQGIGLSMCRRIVESHHGTIRAITQVGGPTSMVIRLPRRRTL
- a CDS encoding EAL domain-containing protein, with product MTATLRALDSKVLVDRAESSDIAERCLASPIHYDATFVLDSIELRPDETFADLHARLSVGRTPPPMVAIITSASDGETRPIERFIPVAVDASTLNLRRLISALRTARELHRSSRLDQLLAVLRADLAPDEQGRVPLQSALDSLRDAIDVLGAHLLITSEADSVQWEVASGDDLDPEDHSASRQPVSTGFTPVLAVRRTTPSLSAALLLGPLSANSQARIRPGLVAFVDLILERIQLASERRASEREGIVHQLFDDGAEANVVIGRSSRRRAPDPTTESALRLRQALTDGLPQLAPAVIDALLRHDLTLVHQPIMDSTGRIIESDMLLGAPLPLPQAAGHAETIDLLPLDSLESEAAAMVTSEVAIPIGHWLITRALPTLQRLQTDHELEPEHRVHLALLHRQLAAGGTVELIAAQLARLDLPPASIAIDVAEPTLIEHHDTISAMSQLAELGVALYLDGFGGAGSNFTLLRTSLVRGVKLSRDVVRGVSADERQASIVSGLVALCDELGLEIIATGVDHRADLAWLTQYPHVKLQGALVGPAMTEAELHGDTVKQAS
- a CDS encoding heterodisulfide reductase-related iron-sulfur binding cluster; this translates as MTITYDPHHPKYLDEDDLREELDRVYDLCHGCRLCFKYCTSFPTLFEFIDQHDDQDAKRLTDDQRFQVVDECFNCKLCYVNCPYIPGQSEWELDFPRLMLRAKQAKHANGHVSARDRLTDEFVGRTDLSGKLGSLAAPLANKLVGEPGSAGRKVLEKVTGISSERILDPYAKQRFSTWMKQHDAAAPAADDKQGDVILFPTCQVEYSNTSIAKDFVAVAEHNKIECSLPEGERCCGAPFLHEGNVGEFVKQGEHNVEVLAKAIKERQAKGEEPAIVVIQPTCGYVLKYDYADYLEGAAKIDAKLVAEHTYDAAEYLMKVHKGEGTALDTEFPNEVPEKVTYHAPCHLRAQNIGLKSRDLLKLTGTKPTVVAECSGIDGMWGLRATNVEIARKVATKMATTIEKAGNDTVVGDCTLANGGIKLETGKDPVHPITFVARAYGIESER
- a CDS encoding DUF3501 family protein, which codes for MSDDYVPGDLVLDDIVDQRAYEREREAFRAHVIALKKQRRVHVGIFQTLLFENRDTIRFQIQEMARVEKINTDEGIRAELRAYNPLISRPGKLSATLFLELTTDEQLREWLPKLVGIERHYEIHLGTGDDVDIIAAQVDAGHDSTLTREETTASVHYLWWPFTTEQAEKLANGPARVVCTHPAYLEVTELTDINRASLSADLL